In a genomic window of Drosophila takahashii strain IR98-3 E-12201 chromosome 3L, DtakHiC1v2, whole genome shotgun sequence:
- the Ir75c gene encoding ionotropic receptor 75a translates to MASLSLYRLIIFNLLEVNLSNLMVFHCWSIEEALPLAEMLNENGIFSQYIDLQQDPENLANIHKDYLDSELVRLGVFLDMGCEQAELITNQSSRARLYNQNLHWLLYDEAGNLTKLTQLFEAANLSVNADVTYVSRQEEEVFILHDVYNKGSHLGGQLNITVDQSLQCNRSHCQVRDYLSDLHLRPRLHHRMDLSSVTFRLAALVSVLPINSSEKELLEFLNSDRDSHMDSISRIGNRLIMHTQEILGFKLHYIWCGTWSVQDAFGGAIGMLTNESAELCTSPFVPSWNRLHYVHPMTEQAQFRAVCMFRTPHNAGIKAAVFLEPFMPSVWFAFAGLLIFAGVLLWLIFHLERHWMRRCLDFIPSLLSSCLISFGAACIQGSYLMPKSAGGRIAFIAVMLTSFLMYNYYTSIVVSTLLGSPVRSNIRTIQQLADSSLEVGFDTVPFTKTYLVSSPRADIRSLYKQKVESKRDPNSVWLSPEEGVIRVRDQPGFVYTSEASFMYHFVEKHYLPREISDLNEIILRPESAVYGMVHLNSTYRQLLTQIQVRMLETGIISKQSRFFSKTKLHTFSNSFLIQVGMEYAAPLFISLLVAYFLALLILVLEICWARYAKKKLITVLPQSQ, encoded by the exons ATGGCCAGTCTCTCGTTGTATCgactgattatttttaatctcTTGGAAGTCAATTTGAGCAATCTGATGGTGTTTCACTGCTGGTCGATAGAGG AGGCCCTTCCTCTGGCTGAGATGCTGAATGAGAACGGAATTTTTTCGCAATATATTGACCTGCAACAGGACCCCGAAAACTTGGCCAACATCCACAAGGACTATTTGGATAGTGAATTGGTCAGGCTGGGTGTGTTTTTGGACATGGGTTGTGAACAGGCTGAGCTCATAACCAATCAG TCCAGTCGTGCCCGTCTGTATAACCAAAATTTGCATTGGCTTCTTTACGATGAGGCAGGTAACCTTACCAAGTTAACCCAGCTTTTTGAGGCAGCGAATCTCAGTGTGAATGCGGACGTGACCTATGTCAGTcgtcaggaggaggaggtttTTATCCTGCACGACGTCTACAATAAGGGAAGTCACTTGGGCGGACAGCTCAATATCACCGTAGACCAGAGTCTGCAGTGCAATCGAAGTCACTGCCAGGTTAGGGATTATCTCAGTGATTTGCATTTGCGACCCAGACTGCATCACCGCATGGATTTATCGAGCGTTACCTTTCGATTGGCCGCCTTG GTTTCTGTGCTGCCCATTAACTCCAGTGAGAAGGAGCTCCTCGAGTTCCTCAATAGCGACAGAGATTCCCACATGGACTCGATTTCTCGCATTGGCAATCGCCTTATTATGCACACTCAGGAAATACTCGGTTTCAA GCTTCACTACATTTGGTGCGGCACGTGGAGCGTTCAGGATGCCTTTGGCGGAGCTATTGGCATGTTGACCAACGAGTCCGCTGAGCTCTGTACGTCGCCCTTCGTACCCTCCTGGAATCGCCTCCACTACGTGCATCCAATGACGGAGCAGGCTCAATTCCGGGCCGTCTGCATGTTTCGAACTCCCCACAATGCCGGAATCAAGGCGGCCGTGTTTTTGGAGCCATTCATGCCGAGCGTTTGGTTCGCCTTCGCCGGTCTCCTGATCTTCGCCGGAGTGCTGCTCTGGCTGATCTTCCACCTGGAGCGGCACTGGATGCGGCGTTGTCTGGACTTCATCCCCTCCCTGCTCAGCAGCTGCCTGATCAGTTTCGGAGCTGCCTGCATCCAGGGCTCCTATCTGATGCCCAAGTCAGCGGGTGGAAGAATAGCCTTCATTGCCGTGATGCTGACTTCGTTTCTCATGTACAACTACTACACCTCCATCGTGGTGTCCACTCTGCTGGGATCCCCAGTGCGCTCCAACATCAGGACCATCCAGCAGTTGGCCGACAGCTCCCTGGAAGTGGGCTTCGATACGGTGCCGTTTACCAAGACTTATCTGGTG TCCTCGCCCCGCGCAGACATTCGGAGCCTGTACAAACAGAAGGTGGAGAGCAAGCGGGATCCCAATAGCGTGTGGCTTTCTCCGGAGGAGGGAGTGATCCGGGTGCGCGATCAGCCGGGATTCGTGTATACCTCGGAGGCCTCGTTCATGTACCACTTTGTGGAGAAGCACTACCTGCCGCGCGAGATCTCCGATCTGAACGAGATCATCCTGCGGCCGGAGAGCGCCGTTTACGGAATGGTTCACCTGAACTCCACCTACCGCCAGCTGCTCACTCAGATCCAGGTGCGGATGCTGGAGACGGGGATTATATCGAAGCAGAGTCGGTTCTTCAGCAAGACCAAGTTGCATACGTTCTCGAATAGCTTTCTCATCCAGGTGGGCATGGAATATGCCGCTCCCCTCTTCATTTCCCTGTTGGTGGCCTACTTTCTGGCCCTGCTGATCCTGGTCTTGGAAATCTGCTGGGCTCGTTATGCCAAAAAGAAATTAATCACCGTTCTCCCACAAAGTCAGTAA